A stretch of the Thiocystis violascens DSM 198 genome encodes the following:
- the metA gene encoding homoserine O-succinyltransferase MetA gives MPIVAHNDLPTFARLREEGQQILDPDRALQQDIRELHIGLLNMMPDAALAATERQFFRLVGQSNPIAQFYVHPFTLDALARGSETQAYIQRYYEPFEKIREEGLDALIVTGANVTGSDLSREPFWEPLIEVVDWAYENVCSTLCSCLATHAVMQFRYRQARQPLPAKCWGVYAHRVVERTHPLVSDVNTRFDVPHSRFNDISRAQFAAAGLHVLTESDDAGVHLAVSPDGFRQIFFQGHPEYDMISLLKEYKREVKRFAAGARVDYPPFPDHYFSLQSRAILEEHRGQILEALDQGRELPGFPEDRIVARLNNTWHDTAQGVVGNWMGLVYRVTNNDRRLRFMAHVNPDDPLALGWSGARSRED, from the coding sequence ATGCCAATCGTTGCCCATAACGACCTGCCCACCTTCGCCCGTCTGCGCGAAGAGGGTCAACAGATTCTCGACCCGGACCGCGCGCTTCAGCAGGATATCCGCGAGCTGCATATCGGTCTGCTTAACATGATGCCCGATGCGGCCCTGGCCGCGACCGAGCGGCAGTTTTTCCGACTGGTGGGTCAGAGCAATCCGATCGCGCAGTTTTACGTGCATCCCTTCACCCTGGACGCACTGGCGCGCGGTTCCGAGACCCAAGCATATATCCAGCGCTATTACGAGCCGTTCGAGAAGATTCGCGAGGAAGGGCTGGATGCGCTGATCGTCACCGGCGCCAATGTCACCGGCTCGGATCTGTCCAGGGAACCCTTCTGGGAACCGCTGATCGAGGTGGTCGACTGGGCCTATGAGAATGTGTGCTCGACGCTTTGCTCCTGCCTGGCGACCCATGCCGTGATGCAGTTTCGCTACCGTCAGGCGCGCCAGCCTCTGCCGGCGAAGTGTTGGGGGGTTTATGCGCACCGGGTGGTGGAGCGGACGCATCCGCTGGTGAGCGATGTCAATACGCGCTTCGATGTGCCGCATTCGCGCTTCAATGACATCAGCCGCGCGCAGTTCGCTGCCGCCGGGCTGCACGTGCTCACCGAGAGCGACGACGCCGGCGTGCATCTGGCTGTCAGCCCGGACGGCTTCCGGCAGATTTTCTTCCAAGGGCACCCCGAGTACGACATGATCTCCTTGCTGAAGGAGTACAAGCGCGAGGTCAAGCGTTTTGCCGCCGGCGCGCGGGTCGACTATCCGCCTTTCCCGGACCATTATTTCAGTCTGCAATCGCGCGCCATTCTGGAAGAGCATCGCGGGCAGATTCTGGAGGCCCTGGATCAGGGACGCGAGTTACCCGGCTTTCCGGAAGACCGGATCGTCGCCCGGCTGAACAACACCTGGCACGATACCGCGCAAGGCGTGGTTGGGAATTGGATGGGGTTGGTCTACCGGGTCACCAACAATGACCGCCGGCTGCGCTTCATGGCGCATGTCAACCCCGACGATCCGCTGGCGCTGGGGTGGAGCGGGGCGCGCTCGCGCGAGGACTGA
- a CDS encoding histidine phosphatase family protein, with protein sequence MAERLLDLLRHGEVQGGTRFRGDQDDPLSPLGWEQMRLATADLAGWTRILSSPSRRCIEFARELADGLGLPIEARSAFRERGFGAWEGLAADQIPADALHDFWSDPVGYTPPDAETFTAFRARVLDGWRALRSETDPHSLLVTHGGVIRILAAEVLRMSEDAFFLFEVPHASRTRLRIPDPPWRTSLVFHRSVPPRV encoded by the coding sequence GTGGCCGAGCGTCTCCTGGATCTATTGCGCCATGGCGAGGTCCAGGGCGGCACGCGTTTTCGCGGCGATCAGGACGATCCGCTGAGTCCGCTCGGCTGGGAGCAGATGCGGCTTGCCACGGCGGATCTCGCCGGCTGGACGCGCATCCTCAGCTCGCCGTCGCGTCGCTGCATCGAGTTCGCGCGCGAGCTGGCCGACGGCTTGGGGCTGCCGATCGAGGCGCGTTCGGCGTTCCGGGAGCGCGGATTCGGCGCCTGGGAAGGGCTCGCCGCAGACCAGATTCCGGCCGATGCGCTCCATGACTTCTGGTCCGATCCGGTCGGCTACACGCCGCCGGACGCCGAGACCTTCACGGCGTTTCGAGCGCGCGTCCTGGACGGCTGGCGCGCTCTGCGGAGCGAGACCGATCCGCACAGCCTGCTCGTCACGCATGGCGGGGTCATCCGGATCCTGGCGGCCGAGGTGCTGCGGATGTCCGAGGACGCCTTCTTCCTGTTCGAGGTTCCTCATGCCAGCCGCACGCGTCTGCGGATCCCCGACCCGCCTTGGCGGACGAGCCTCGTTTTTCATCGGTCGGTCCCGCCGCGCGTTTAA